From Miscanthus floridulus cultivar M001 unplaced genomic scaffold, ASM1932011v1 fs_675_3_4, whole genome shotgun sequence, the proteins below share one genomic window:
- the LOC136532636 gene encoding ATP-citrate synthase alpha chain protein 3-like, with amino-acid sequence MGGCKAPITTFIVEPFVPHDQEYYLSIVSERLGSTISFSECGGIEIEENWDKVKTIFLPTEKQMTPDACAPLIATLPLEVRTKIGDFIRGVFSVFQDLDFSFLEMNPFTLVNGEPYPLDMRGELDDTAAFKNFNKYDSGF; translated from the exons ATGGGTGGCTGCAAAGCTCCAATTACAACCTTCATTGTTGAGCCATTTGTGCCGCATGACCAAGAGTATTACCTTTCGATTGTATCAGAAAGGCTTGGCAGCACCATTAGTTTCTCAGAGTGTGGAGGTATTGAGATCGAGGAGAACTGGGACAAGGTTAAGACTATCTTTCTTCCCACAGAGAAGCAAATGACACCTGACGCATGTGCTCCATTGATCGCCACCCTGCCATTGGAG GTCCGCACAAAAATAGGTGATTTCATTAGAGGTGTATTTTCTGTTTTCCAAG ACTTGGATTTCTCATTTCTTGAGATGAACCCATTTACCTTGGTAAATGGTGAGCCGTATCCTCTGGATATGAGAGGAGAACTAGATGACACAGCTGCTTTCAAGAACTTTAATAAGTATGATTCAGGCTTTTGA